A genomic window from Camelina sativa cultivar DH55 chromosome 2, Cs, whole genome shotgun sequence includes:
- the LOC109126417 gene encoding uncharacterized protein LOC109126417 has product MVYKLNKALYGLRQAPRAWNHKLNQILKELNFVRCAKEPALYRRQDKEQLLIVAVYVDDLLVTGSSLSLVQEFKQGMSSKFEMSDLGRLTYYLGIEVLQEDSGITLKQSRYAEKILEETGMSDCNAVQVPMDSGSKLSKAIDDQSIDESEYRRNIGCLRYLIHTRPDLSFAVGILSRYMHNPKRSHGVALKHVLRYLQGTSGYGLTFKKGSSSGLVGYCDSSLNIDEDDGKSTSGHIFYLNNCPITWCSQKQETVALSSCEELKRVTVRIDNKSAIALTKNPVFHGRSKHIHRKFHFVRECVENELVEVEYVPGIEQKADILTKALGRIKFKEQRSFIGVQDLSEQDGLKLTGDNVSVSLK; this is encoded by the exons ATGGTGTACAAGCTGAACAAAGCGCTTTATGGACTGCGTCAAGCACCACGGGCCTGGAATCATAAGCTCAATCAGATTCTAAAGGAGTTAAATTTTGTGAGATGTGCTAAGGAGCCTGCTTTGTACCGAAGACAAGATAAAGAACAGTTGTTGATTGTAGCGGTTTATGTGGACGATCTTCTTGTCACTGGTAGCAGCCTGAGTCTAGTTCAAGAGTTCAAGCAAGGGATGTCATCTAAGTTTGAGATGAGTGACCTTGGTAGACTGACATACTATCTTGGCATTGAAGTCTTACAAGAAGATAGCGGAATCACCTTGAAGCAGAGCAggtatgcagaaaaaattctcGAAGAGACTGGCATGAGTGATTGCAATGCTGTTCAGGTTCCGATGGACTCAGGTTCGAAGCTTTCAAAGGCTATAGATGATCAGTCTATTGATGAAAGTGAGTATAGAAGGAATATTGGCTGTCTGAGATATTTGATTCACACCCGACCTGATCTCTCCTTCGCAGTTGGCATTTTGAGCCGCTATATGCATAACCCGAAGAGAAGTCATGGTGTGGcgttgaagcatgttttgaggTACTTACAAGGAACTTCAGGTTATGGTCTCACATTTAAGAAAGGAAGCAGCTCCGGGTTAGTAGGATATTGTGACAGCAGTCTTAAtatagatgaagatgatggtaaaAGCACAAGTGGTCACATTTTCTATCTCAACAACTGTCCTATTACATGGTGCTCACAGAAGCAGGAGACGGTAGCTTTATCTTCTT GTGAAGAGCTCAAGAGAGTAACGGTTCGTATAGACAACAAATCTGCTATAGCACTTACCAAAAATCCTGTCTTCCACGGTCGCAGCAAACACATTCATAGGAAGTTTCATTTTGTTCGTGAATGCGTAGAAAATGAGCTGGTAGAGGTCGAGTATGTTCCTGGCATTGAGCAGAAAGCTGATATCTTGACCAAGGCACTTGGGAGAATCAAGTTCAAAGAACAGAGAAGCTTCATTGGAGTTCAAGATTTGAGTGAGCAAGATGGTTTGAAGCTTACGGGGGACAATGTTAGTGTAAGCTTGAAATAG